A region of Piscinibacter gummiphilus DNA encodes the following proteins:
- a CDS encoding YceI family protein, producing the protein MIKVSLLAASVATALAAAAASASAAPVTYNLDPTHTFPSFEADHMGISVWRGKFNKTEGKVVLDKAAGTGQVDLTVDIDSIDFGLDIMNAEAKKPTLFDAAKYPKATYKGKLDGFTNGVPTQLVGDLTLHGVTKPVALKINSFKCLPHPMLKRELCGADVVGTLNRDEFGIDAGKPYGFRMDVTLRIQVEAIAAE; encoded by the coding sequence ATGATCAAGGTCAGCCTGCTCGCCGCATCCGTCGCCACCGCCCTCGCGGCCGCGGCCGCGTCCGCTTCCGCGGCCCCCGTCACGTACAACCTCGACCCCACGCACACGTTCCCGAGCTTCGAGGCCGACCACATGGGCATCTCGGTGTGGCGCGGCAAGTTCAACAAGACCGAGGGCAAGGTCGTGCTCGACAAGGCCGCCGGCACCGGCCAGGTGGACCTCACCGTCGACATCGACAGCATCGACTTCGGCCTCGACATCATGAACGCCGAGGCGAAGAAGCCCACGCTGTTCGACGCCGCGAAGTACCCGAAGGCCACCTACAAGGGCAAGCTCGACGGCTTCACCAACGGCGTGCCCACGCAACTGGTGGGCGACCTCACGCTGCATGGCGTGACGAAGCCGGTGGCGCTCAAGATCAACTCGTTCAAGTGCCTTCCGCACCCGATGCTCAAGCGCGAATTGTGTGGTGCCGACGTGGTCGGCACGCTCAACCGCGACGAGTTCGGCATCGATGCCGGCAAACCCTACGGTTTCCGCATGGATGTCACGTTGCGCATCCAGGTCGAGGCCATCGCCGCTGAATGA
- a CDS encoding IS481 family transposase translates to MNTHKHARLTYARRAEMVKEMTEQGLSACEAAAKHGVTPPTARKWLGRYLAGGVAALADASSRPARSPRSIEPGKALLIVELRQRRMLQSRIAKSVGVSEATVSRVLARAGLSKLSDLEPREPVQRYEHKQPGDLLHIDTKKLGRIERPSHRVTGNRRDSVNGAGWEFLFVAVDDHARVAFTAMHPDERTESAVQFLRDAVAYYNRLGVTIKRLLTDNGSAFRSKLFRAACEQLGIQQKFTRAYRPQTNGKAERFIQSALREWAYGWTYRNSEERREVLHSWQHHYNWHRPHHGIGRVPPASRLPGPRYNLLTLHN, encoded by the coding sequence ATGAACACCCATAAGCATGCCCGACTTACCTACGCGCGCCGAGCGGAGATGGTCAAAGAAATGACCGAGCAGGGCCTGAGCGCCTGTGAAGCGGCCGCCAAGCACGGGGTAACGCCCCCCACGGCCAGGAAGTGGCTGGGGCGGTACCTGGCAGGAGGTGTTGCCGCCCTGGCTGATGCATCGTCTCGGCCGGCTCGCTCGCCCCGGAGTATCGAGCCGGGCAAGGCGTTGCTTATCGTTGAACTGCGCCAGCGCCGGATGCTGCAATCGCGCATCGCCAAGAGCGTCGGCGTGTCGGAGGCGACCGTCAGCCGTGTGCTGGCACGGGCCGGCCTGTCCAAGCTCTCGGACCTGGAGCCGCGCGAGCCCGTACAGCGATACGAGCACAAGCAGCCGGGCGACCTGCTGCACATCGACACAAAGAAGCTTGGACGCATCGAGCGCCCGAGTCATCGCGTAACCGGCAATCGCCGCGACTCGGTCAATGGCGCAGGCTGGGAGTTCCTGTTCGTCGCAGTAGACGACCACGCGCGCGTGGCCTTCACGGCCATGCACCCCGACGAGCGCACAGAGAGCGCGGTGCAGTTCCTGCGCGATGCCGTGGCGTACTACAACCGTTTGGGCGTGACCATCAAGCGGCTGTTGACCGACAACGGTTCAGCCTTCCGTTCCAAGCTATTCAGGGCCGCTTGCGAGCAGCTGGGCATCCAGCAGAAGTTCACTCGCGCCTACCGTCCACAAACCAACGGCAAGGCCGAGCGCTTCATCCAGTCGGCCCTGCGCGAGTGGGCCTACGGCTGGACGTACCGGAACTCCGAGGAGCGACGCGAAGTCCTGCACAGCTGGCAGCATCACTACAACTGGCACCGGCCTCACCACGGCATCGGTCGCGTGCCGCCGGCCTCTCGACTACCCGGGCCGAGATACAACCTCTTGACGCTTCACAACTAG
- a CDS encoding DUF1697 domain-containing protein: protein MRYAVFLRNVNLGRPNAPTREQFEAAFLHAGAREATSFLTNGTLVYAPGDGVTAQAVFEGAYRTLQSVCGLREPAFVRTVDYLAALVALDPFAGIDRGSVYAFCVSFLLDPSVTPPVLPLASARRDVELVRVTPGEVLSVSRQVMKAPGSPNAFLEKHLGSRLSTREWNTITRLVKRFGQAGVG, encoded by the coding sequence ATGCGCTACGCCGTTTTCCTCCGCAATGTCAACCTCGGCCGACCGAACGCGCCCACGCGCGAGCAGTTCGAGGCGGCGTTCCTGCACGCCGGCGCCCGCGAGGCCACGTCGTTCCTCACGAACGGCACGCTGGTCTACGCGCCGGGCGACGGCGTGACGGCGCAGGCGGTGTTCGAGGGCGCCTACCGCACACTGCAGTCGGTGTGCGGCTTGCGCGAGCCGGCCTTCGTGCGCACGGTGGACTACCTCGCCGCGCTGGTGGCGCTGGACCCGTTCGCGGGGATCGACCGCGGCAGCGTGTATGCGTTCTGCGTGTCCTTCCTGCTCGACCCGTCGGTCACCCCGCCCGTGCTGCCGCTCGCGTCCGCACGCCGCGACGTGGAACTGGTGCGGGTCACGCCCGGCGAGGTGCTGAGCGTGAGCCGCCAGGTGATGAAGGCGCCGGGCAGTCCGAACGCCTTCCTCGAGAAACACCTCGGTTCGCGGCTGTCCACGCGCGAGTGGAACACCATCACCCGGCTCGTGAAGCGGTTCGGGCAGGCGGGGGTAGGATGA
- a CDS encoding OsmC family protein: protein MTTTQAFWDKASGATACEVSFSDQQTLSADLEPAVGGLGGPTPHDILDAALAACTTLTLQLYIARKGMAVQQLRVEVSHAKNGNQNVMTRSLQVTGTLTEEEQASLLRIAEACPVHKTLTAGSSIVTLTRVVGAAG, encoded by the coding sequence ATGACCACCACACAAGCCTTCTGGGACAAAGCTTCGGGCGCCACCGCCTGCGAAGTGTCCTTCTCCGATCAACAGACACTGTCGGCCGACCTCGAGCCGGCGGTGGGTGGCCTGGGCGGCCCCACGCCCCACGACATCCTCGATGCCGCGCTGGCGGCCTGCACCACGCTGACCCTGCAGCTCTACATCGCCCGCAAGGGCATGGCGGTGCAGCAGTTGCGGGTGGAGGTGTCGCACGCGAAGAACGGCAACCAGAACGTGATGACCCGCTCGCTGCAGGTCACCGGCACGCTGACCGAGGAAGAGCAGGCGAGCCTGCTGCGCATCGCCGAGGCGTGCCCGGTGCACAAGACGCTCACGGCCGGGTCGTCGATCGTCACCCTCACGCGGGTGGTGGGCGCCGCCGGCTGA
- a CDS encoding DUF2277 domain-containing protein, giving the protein MCRNIKTLFNFEPPATELEIRDASLQFVRKLSGFSVPSKANEAAFDRAVADIAAVARTLIDSMVTTAEPKDRAVEAEKAKARSAERFGARA; this is encoded by the coding sequence ATGTGCCGGAACATCAAGACCCTGTTCAACTTCGAGCCGCCGGCCACCGAGCTGGAGATCCGGGACGCCTCGCTGCAGTTCGTGCGCAAGCTGAGCGGCTTTTCCGTGCCGTCGAAGGCCAACGAGGCCGCGTTCGACCGGGCCGTGGCCGACATCGCCGCGGTGGCGCGCACGCTGATCGATTCGATGGTCACCACGGCCGAGCCGAAGGACCGGGCCGTGGAGGCCGAAAAGGCGAAGGCCCGTTCGGCGGAGCGCTTCGGCGCGCGGGCCTAG
- a CDS encoding acyltransferase family protein: MTTPAAPLRHPGIDRLKAWVTLLVVFHHAAITYGGPGGWFWRERSSNESPTAEAFGIFCAVNQAWFMGMFFLIAGAYVPGALQRKGSAGFLRDRVIRLGIPLVVFGWLLGPVTVALAQTPRGTAFTDTLLWAWRSGRFFPGPLWFATALLAMSAVAALRHTLRPSALQSRPFPSNTVLLAAALACGTLAFALRLVWPVGTSVWGLQFGYFASYMILFAAGMAAAEQGWWLAVPPAAARTWRRVAWCALPLLLLAFAPLPMGDPMGGVSLAAAVYAFWEPFVAWGIVLTLLVHAQARTAPSGRFGAALARRAFAIYVIHPPVLVAVALAGRELAWPALLKFALTGSLACALCFLLAGLLLRVPGVGRVL, encoded by the coding sequence ATGACGACCCCGGCAGCCCCCCTCCGCCACCCCGGCATCGACCGCCTGAAGGCCTGGGTGACCCTGCTGGTGGTGTTCCACCACGCCGCGATCACCTACGGCGGCCCGGGCGGATGGTTCTGGCGGGAGCGGTCGTCGAACGAATCTCCGACCGCGGAGGCCTTCGGCATCTTCTGCGCGGTCAACCAGGCCTGGTTCATGGGGATGTTCTTCCTGATCGCGGGGGCCTACGTGCCCGGCGCGCTGCAACGCAAGGGCAGCGCCGGCTTCCTCCGGGACCGGGTGATCCGCCTGGGCATTCCGCTCGTGGTGTTCGGCTGGCTGCTCGGCCCCGTCACCGTGGCCCTCGCCCAGACGCCCCGGGGCACCGCGTTCACCGACACCCTGCTGTGGGCCTGGCGCAGCGGGCGTTTCTTCCCCGGCCCGCTGTGGTTCGCCACCGCGCTGCTCGCGATGAGCGCCGTGGCGGCGCTGAGGCACACGCTGCGCCCCTCCGCCCTCCAGTCTCGCCCCTTCCCCTCGAACACCGTGCTGCTCGCCGCGGCCCTCGCCTGCGGCACCCTGGCATTCGCCTTGCGCCTCGTGTGGCCGGTGGGAACCTCGGTGTGGGGCCTGCAGTTCGGCTACTTCGCGAGCTACATGATCCTCTTCGCCGCCGGGATGGCCGCCGCCGAGCAGGGCTGGTGGCTCGCCGTGCCGCCCGCCGCGGCGCGCACCTGGCGCCGGGTCGCGTGGTGCGCGCTGCCGTTGCTGCTGCTGGCCTTCGCGCCCTTGCCGATGGGTGACCCGATGGGCGGGGTGTCGCTCGCCGCCGCCGTCTACGCATTCTGGGAACCGTTCGTGGCGTGGGGCATCGTGCTGACCCTGCTGGTGCACGCGCAGGCCCGCACCGCGCCGTCGGGCCGCTTCGGTGCGGCGCTGGCGCGGCGCGCCTTCGCGATCTACGTGATCCACCCGCCGGTGCTGGTGGCCGTGGCCCTGGCCGGGCGCGAACTGGCGTGGCCCGCGCTGCTCAAGTTCGCGCTCACCGGCAGCCTGGCCTGTGCCCTGTGTTTCCTGCTGGCAGGCCTGCTGCTGAGGGTGCCGGGGGTCGGGCGGGTGCTCTGA
- a CDS encoding heme-degrading domain-containing protein, whose amino-acid sequence MTITRDLERLALQEQRLQFKHFDNDTAWALGTRLRADAEARGTPVTVEIRLGGHTVYFHAMAGTQPVNADWARRKRNTVELMHRSSYRVGREFEHGGSSLEALMGLPTRDYCDHGGGVPLVVEGTGVVGVVTVSGLPQREDHEMAVAAIAALCGVPLDGLALDD is encoded by the coding sequence ATGACGATCACCCGCGACCTCGAACGCCTCGCCCTGCAGGAGCAGCGCCTGCAGTTCAAGCACTTCGACAACGACACCGCCTGGGCCCTCGGCACCCGATTGCGCGCCGACGCCGAGGCGCGTGGCACGCCCGTCACCGTGGAGATCCGCCTCGGCGGGCACACGGTGTACTTCCACGCGATGGCCGGCACGCAACCGGTCAACGCCGACTGGGCCCGCCGCAAGCGCAACACCGTCGAGCTGATGCACCGCAGCTCGTACCGCGTGGGCCGCGAGTTCGAACACGGGGGCAGCTCGCTCGAAGCACTGATGGGCCTGCCCACGCGCGACTACTGCGACCACGGCGGCGGGGTGCCGCTGGTGGTGGAAGGCACCGGCGTGGTGGGTGTCGTGACCGTCTCGGGCCTGCCGCAGCGCGAGGACCACGAGATGGCCGTGGCGGCCATCGCCGCGCTGTGCGGCGTGCCGCTCGACGGGCTCGCGCTCGACGACTGA
- a CDS encoding AGE family epimerase/isomerase encodes MPDFRSPDFLLAHVRRTLAFYDGRALDPSGGFFHFFKDDGTVYDRRTRHLVSSTRFVFNHATAYRRFGRPEDLQAVRHGLAFLQTAHAQPQGGYAWQIDWHDGVATVQDGTNHCYGLAFVLLAHAHALKAGVTEAAAGLDATWRLMEQRFWEPAHGLYADEATPDWQVLPYRGQNANMHACEAHLAAFDATGDRKYLDRALLLAQNITGRQAALADGLVWEHYGPDWQVDWEYNRHDKTNIFRPWGFQTGHLTEWTKLLLQLEAHLPEAERPDWLVPRARHFFDTAMRHGWDLGNGGLVYGFEPGGQVCDADKYFWVQAESFAAAALLAVRTGDAAYWDAYDRLWTYSWAHFVDHDHGAWYRILTPDNRKYGDEKSPAGKTDYHTMGACHDVLRALEA; translated from the coding sequence ATGCCCGACTTCCGCAGCCCTGACTTCCTGCTGGCCCATGTCCGCCGCACCCTGGCGTTCTACGACGGCCGCGCCCTCGACCCGAGCGGCGGTTTCTTCCACTTCTTCAAGGACGACGGCACCGTCTACGACCGGCGCACGCGCCACCTCGTCAGCAGCACCCGCTTCGTCTTCAACCACGCCACGGCGTACCGCCGCTTCGGCCGCCCCGAGGACCTGCAGGCCGTGCGCCACGGCCTCGCCTTCCTGCAGACGGCCCACGCGCAACCCCAGGGCGGCTACGCGTGGCAGATCGACTGGCACGATGGCGTGGCCACCGTCCAGGACGGCACGAACCACTGCTACGGCCTCGCCTTCGTGCTGCTGGCCCATGCCCATGCGCTGAAGGCGGGCGTGACCGAGGCCGCCGCCGGCCTCGACGCCACATGGCGCCTGATGGAGCAGCGCTTCTGGGAACCGGCCCACGGCCTGTACGCCGACGAAGCCACGCCCGACTGGCAGGTGCTGCCGTACCGCGGCCAGAACGCCAACATGCACGCGTGCGAGGCCCACCTCGCCGCGTTCGACGCCACCGGCGACCGCAAGTACCTCGACCGCGCGCTGCTGCTCGCGCAGAACATCACCGGCCGCCAGGCCGCGCTGGCCGACGGGCTCGTCTGGGAACACTACGGTCCCGACTGGCAGGTCGACTGGGAATACAACCGCCACGACAAGACCAACATCTTCCGCCCGTGGGGCTTCCAGACCGGCCACCTCACCGAGTGGACGAAGCTGCTGCTGCAGCTCGAGGCCCACCTGCCCGAGGCCGAACGCCCCGACTGGCTCGTGCCCCGCGCCCGCCACTTCTTCGACACGGCGATGCGCCACGGCTGGGACCTCGGGAACGGCGGCCTCGTCTACGGTTTCGAGCCCGGTGGCCAGGTGTGCGACGCCGACAAGTACTTCTGGGTGCAGGCCGAAAGCTTCGCCGCCGCGGCGCTGCTGGCCGTGCGCACCGGCGACGCCGCGTACTGGGACGCGTACGACCGCCTCTGGACCTACAGCTGGGCCCACTTCGTCGACCACGACCACGGTGCGTGGTACCGCATCCTCACGCCGGACAACCGCAAGTACGGCGACGAGAAGAGCCCGGCCGGCAAGACCGACTACCACACGATGGGCGCCTGCCACGACGTGCTGCGCGCACTGGAAGCCTGA